The region TCGATTCCCATAGATTCCGATTTTGCCAAAAGCCAGGGATGCTTTAAAACAAAATGGTCTCTAACTTCTACTTTGAGGGATTCTACAAAAAGACTCATTTTAAAATTTACCTTTTCCATATAAAAATCGTTTTGAGTTCTGATAATTAAATGCGGAAGAATCGATTATCTTTTGGAACATTTCACGCTTTGAAATTCCGGAGGATTCGCAAAGAATCGGCAAACAAGAATACCTAAGAGAGAGTCCAGGTGTAAGATTTGCCTCTAGAAAATAAAAGTTTCCATCCTTTCTCATAAAATCAAATCTGGCAGGGCCTACAATCTCTAGTTCCGTTCCTAAATCTAAAACGTATTTCTTCAAACTTTTTTCTTCGGAACTATTTAAATCAAAGATAAGAGTTTCTGGCATTTCAGATTTTGACTTGGTATGTTCATCATAAACTTTTCCAGGTGTGACAATTCTTGCAGGCTTTGTAGTAAGATACTCTGGGAAATGACCCAAGAGTCCAACTGTAATTTCATCACCTAATAAATATTCCTCGGCGATTACTTCATCGAAGAGCTCAAATAATTCACGGATTTTAGATTCATATTCTTTTTGATTTTGAATGATATTGGAATCGTAGATTCCTAAACTTGATCCTTCGAAATTTGGTTTTAAAAAAATAGGAAATTCTAAATCTCGCAGCTCTCTATGGCCTTTCTTTAACAATTGGGAATTAGATGTAGGGATAGCTAGCTTTTTTGCAAACTCTTTGCAAAGGGATTTATCCAAAGATACGATTTGGGCATAGGCATCTGAACCAGTGTAGGCGATCCCTAAAAATTCGCATAAATTGGGTATGTAAGCTTCCCTATTTCTAGACTGGTAACCTTCTATTAAATTCCAGACGAGCCAATTTTCTCGATCTTCAGGTCGAATGGCCACCAAACGTTCAACTAGTGAGATCCTATCAGAATAGATCAGACTATGGTATCCAAGTTCTTCTAGTTCCTTTTGTATCTCTTGGACCGAAAGTTTGGACTCCCATTCTTGGTTCCAAGGCCTTGGACCTTCTTCATAAAGATCAGCTGCTATCAATATGTTCTTCATTCTAATTGATCCCAAACGTTTTCACCTAGTATGGGATAGGTGAAGGACTCACTACTTTCTGGCTCAAAAGAGTAATGTACTTTGCCTGTCAAAGCAGATCGAAAGGCATGCTGACGGGTCTTGGGATTGTAGCCTAAATACCAATTTGGAGAGAGGGTTATTTTGCCTCCGCCAGCCGGTAGGTCATTTACGAAATGTGGGATGCCCATTCCGCCAATTTTCCCGCGCATATACTCTATGATTTGGATCCCCTTCCCGAGCGGGGTACGGAAACCCCGTGAGCCCGGTATCAATTCAGGGTCATACAAGTAGTAAGCGCGAACCCTCATTTCCAGAAGTTTCTTATGTAATTGGAGCATGGTTTCCTTGTCGTCATTGATACCCTTCAATAGAACTGCCTGGTTGCCGACAGAGATGCCAACCTTTAACAAACGCAAAATTCCTTCTTTCGCTTCCTGAGTGCACTCCTTTGGATGATTGAACTGTGTATTGCAAAAAATGGAAAGTGAATCATCATTGTATTTTTCTAGAATGGTAAGAAGGGATTTTGTGATGCGAAAAGGCAATGTAACTGGGTTCCTTGTTCCCAATCTGCACAACCTAACATGCGGAATCGCATTTAACTCTGCCAATATCCATTCAATGCGGGAGTCTGGGAGATTCAATGGATCCCCACCGCTTATCACAACATCCTCAATTTCGGGATGGTCTTTGATATAGGCAAATGCTTGGATTAAATCTGCCTCTTCCATCCTTTCGTCATTTGCCGAGACCTTACGGCCACGCATACAGTGGCGGCAGTAAACCGTACAAGAATGGTTCGAAAAAAGTAGAACACGGTTTGGGTACATATGGGTGAGTCCCTTCACAGGCGAAAGCCTTTCTTCGTGTAAAGGGTCAGGTGATTCTTCTGGGGAAAGGACAGTCTCATGCGAGTCCGGAACGATCATACGTCGTATCGGACAGTGCGGGTCAAAAGGATCGGAAAGTTTGAGGTAATAAGGACTTGCGGAAACATTGAGGCGAATCGTCTCCTTGATACCGATCTCTTCCGACTCAGTCAGGAGGAAGTATTTATGTAGGTCCTTTGCATGCACTCTATGTTTTAAGTGTGAATGATACTCTGCCCACTCAGTTTTGGCATACAGTTCGGCACGCGCCTGTATGATGGATTCTCTTACATGATTGCCTAACATAACTGGGAATTCCTTACTTGCCTTCTCACAACCGAAATCTTTCATGACGGTAATGCCTGTAAATCTACCGTCAGGAATCAAAATGTTGGCTTTCGATGTGGATGGGACCCTTTTTTCCTCAGAATCCATCATCTTCCAAACATATGTACAGGCAATCGAAGAGTTTGCGGCTAAAACAGGAAAAATTACAAAATTGCCGTCCCACGAAGCCATCATGGCAGAGATTGGAAAACCTGTAAAAACGATCTTTGAAAACCTTCTACCTGATCTTTCTCCAGAGGAGAGGGAAGGCATTTCGCATCGAGTTCTCGAGCTTTTATGTGATTCTATTCGCAACGGTGGTGGTGATTTCTATGCGGGTGTGGGTTCAACGATCCACCACCTAAAAGAAAAAGGGTATACCATCACCTGTGCTTCCAATGGCCGACGTGCTTATGTAGAGACTGTACTTGAGACAGCAGGAGTTCTTGCCTATTTCGAACCCATCTTGGTTGTCAACCAGGAGCATATCCTAACGAAAGGCGACATTGTCTCAGAATATCTAAAGAAATACCAACTCAGTCCAGAATCACTTGTTCTCATAGGAGACCGCTATAGCGATTGGGAAGCGGCGCGGAACAATGGATGTCGGTTTGCCTTTTGCTCGTATGGGCATGCAAACCCAGGTGAGATTCCTGATTTTGATTGGGAATTTGCTGACCTATTTGCTCTAAAAGAGTTTTTTTAAGCCTAAATTTCGTTTTCTCCCGATCTTTAGACTGTGGCCCCTCTCCCAAACCAAGCACAAGACAGAATGAAATCGCTTTCGTATTTGTTAGCGGGTC is a window of Leptospira ryugenii DNA encoding:
- a CDS encoding D-alanine--D-alanine ligase family protein — protein: MKNILIAADLYEEGPRPWNQEWESKLSVQEIQKELEELGYHSLIYSDRISLVERLVAIRPEDRENWLVWNLIEGYQSRNREAYIPNLCEFLGIAYTGSDAYAQIVSLDKSLCKEFAKKLAIPTSNSQLLKKGHRELRDLEFPIFLKPNFEGSSLGIYDSNIIQNQKEYESKIRELFELFDEVIAEEYLLGDEITVGLLGHFPEYLTTKPARIVTPGKVYDEHTKSKSEMPETLIFDLNSSEEKSLKKYVLDLGTELEIVGPARFDFMRKDGNFYFLEANLTPGLSLRYSCLPILCESSGISKREMFQKIIDSSAFNYQNSKRFLYGKGKF
- a CDS encoding KamA family radical SAM protein, whose amino-acid sequence is MLGNHVRESIIQARAELYAKTEWAEYHSHLKHRVHAKDLHKYFLLTESEEIGIKETIRLNVSASPYYLKLSDPFDPHCPIRRMIVPDSHETVLSPEESPDPLHEERLSPVKGLTHMYPNRVLLFSNHSCTVYCRHCMRGRKVSANDERMEEADLIQAFAYIKDHPEIEDVVISGGDPLNLPDSRIEWILAELNAIPHVRLCRLGTRNPVTLPFRITKSLLTILEKYNDDSLSIFCNTQFNHPKECTQEAKEGILRLLKVGISVGNQAVLLKGINDDKETMLQLHKKLLEMRVRAYYLYDPELIPGSRGFRTPLGKGIQIIEYMRGKIGGMGIPHFVNDLPAGGGKITLSPNWYLGYNPKTRQHAFRSALTGKVHYSFEPESSESFTYPILGENVWDQLE
- a CDS encoding HAD family hydrolase, producing the protein MLAFDVDGTLFSSESIIFQTYVQAIEEFAAKTGKITKLPSHEAIMAEIGKPVKTIFENLLPDLSPEEREGISHRVLELLCDSIRNGGGDFYAGVGSTIHHLKEKGYTITCASNGRRAYVETVLETAGVLAYFEPILVVNQEHILTKGDIVSEYLKKYQLSPESLVLIGDRYSDWEAARNNGCRFAFCSYGHANPGEIPDFDWEFADLFALKEFF